Proteins co-encoded in one Ruegeria pomeroyi DSS-3 genomic window:
- a CDS encoding helix-turn-helix transcriptional regulator, whose translation MTPWLRPLMRPGDADERRAAILAWMIVLQALCALFFIGDVLADLRAGNDDTGTHLWLEGSVALVLCIGLGVLMYELRQLLMRMERVTTTLRAARGEMAEVIEGFFADWGLTPAERDVALMILKGLDNDSIATVRGRAAGTVRAQSAAIYAKAGVDGRTQFLSLFMEELLADPD comes from the coding sequence ATGACCCCATGGCTCCGCCCCCTGATGCGGCCCGGCGACGCGGATGAGCGCCGGGCCGCGATCCTGGCCTGGATGATCGTGTTGCAGGCCCTGTGCGCCCTGTTCTTCATCGGTGATGTGCTGGCCGATCTGCGCGCCGGGAATGACGACACGGGCACCCACCTTTGGCTGGAGGGGAGCGTGGCGCTGGTTCTGTGCATCGGGCTGGGCGTGCTGATGTACGAGCTGCGCCAGTTGCTGATGCGGATGGAACGCGTCACCACCACCCTGCGCGCGGCACGAGGCGAGATGGCCGAGGTGATCGAGGGCTTCTTTGCCGATTGGGGGCTGACACCTGCGGAGCGCGATGTGGCGCTGATGATCCTCAAGGGGCTGGACAATGACAGCATTGCCACCGTCCGGGGAAGGGCTGCCGGAACTGTGCGGGCGCAATCGGCGGCGATCTATGCAAAGGCGGGGGTCGATGGGCGGACCCAGTTCCTCAGCCTGTTCATGGAAGAGCTGCTGGCTGATCCGGATTAG
- the mtaB gene encoding tRNA (N(6)-L-threonylcarbamoyladenosine(37)-C(2))-methylthiotransferase MtaB, giving the protein MSAPKFTTLGCRLNAYETEAMKELSAQAGLDNAVIVNTCAVTAEAVRKARQEIRRLRRENPTARLIVTGCAAQTEPETFTAMAEVDAVIGNTEKMRPETWKSMTADFIGETEAVQVDDIMSVTETAGHLIDGFGTRSRAYVQVQNGCDHRCTFCIIPYGRGNSRSVPAGVVVDQIKRLVDRGYNEVVLTGVDLTSWGADLPAQPKLGDLVMRILRLVPDLPRLRISSIDSIEVDENLMQGIATEPRLMPHLHLSLQHGDDLILKRMKRRHLRDDAIRFAEEARRLRPEMTFGADIIAGFPTETEAHFENSLKLVDDCHLTWLHVFPYSRREGTPAAKIPSQVNGKIIKERAARLRAAGDRRVALHLAEQVGRSHRILMESPHMGRTEQFTEVHFDTPQPEGQIVTTTITGTSGNALTA; this is encoded by the coding sequence ATGAGCGCGCCCAAGTTCACCACGCTCGGCTGCCGCCTCAACGCCTATGAGACGGAAGCGATGAAGGAACTGTCCGCCCAGGCCGGGCTGGATAATGCCGTCATCGTCAACACCTGCGCCGTCACCGCCGAGGCCGTGCGCAAAGCCCGTCAGGAAATCCGTCGCCTGCGCCGCGAGAACCCCACCGCGCGGCTGATCGTCACCGGCTGCGCCGCCCAGACCGAGCCCGAGACTTTCACCGCCATGGCAGAGGTCGACGCGGTGATCGGCAACACCGAAAAGATGCGGCCCGAAACCTGGAAGAGCATGACCGCCGATTTCATCGGCGAGACCGAGGCGGTGCAGGTCGACGACATCATGAGCGTGACCGAAACCGCCGGTCACCTGATCGACGGCTTCGGCACCCGTTCCCGCGCCTATGTGCAGGTGCAGAACGGCTGCGATCACCGCTGCACCTTCTGCATCATTCCCTATGGCCGCGGCAATTCGCGCAGCGTTCCGGCGGGCGTGGTGGTGGACCAGATCAAGCGGCTGGTGGATCGCGGCTATAACGAGGTGGTGCTGACCGGAGTCGACCTCACCTCCTGGGGCGCCGATCTGCCCGCACAACCGAAACTGGGCGATCTGGTGATGCGCATCCTGCGGCTGGTGCCCGACCTGCCGCGCCTCAGGATCAGCTCCATCGACTCGATCGAGGTGGACGAGAACCTGATGCAGGGCATCGCCACCGAACCCCGCCTGATGCCGCATCTGCATCTCAGCCTGCAACATGGCGACGACCTGATCCTGAAACGGATGAAGCGCCGCCACCTGCGCGACGACGCCATCCGCTTTGCCGAAGAGGCCCGCCGCCTGCGCCCCGAGATGACCTTCGGCGCCGATATCATCGCCGGTTTCCCGACCGAGACCGAGGCGCATTTCGAGAACTCGCTGAAGCTGGTCGATGACTGCCACCTGACCTGGCTACATGTCTTCCCCTATTCCCGGCGCGAGGGCACGCCCGCCGCCAAAATCCCCAGCCAGGTGAACGGCAAGATCATCAAGGAGCGCGCCGCCCGCCTGCGCGCCGCAGGCGACAGGCGCGTGGCGCTGCACCTTGCCGAACAGGTCGGCCGCAGCCACCGCATCCTGATGGAAAGCCCGCACATGGGCCGCACCGAGCAATTCACCGAAGTGCATTTCGACACGCCCCAGCCCGAAGGCCAGATCGTTACCACCACGATAACCGGCACCTCAGGCAACGCGCTGACCGCGTGA
- the dapF gene encoding diaminopimelate epimerase: MPAMTQQSTGMTFMKMHGLGNDFVVVDARLHPVRITGALARGIAHRHLGVGFDQLAVIEPGKGDAHLVFYNADGSTSAACGNATRCIARHLMDETGKTELHLTTDRGDLYARDAGDGLTSVNMGAPQLLWHEIPLAEEMDTLELPIEGGPTATGMGNPHCTFFVADAEAIPLAEFGARYEHHPLYPQRTNLQVAQITGPDRIRMRVWERGVGITLASGSSSCATAVAAARRGLTGRKVQIDLDGGTIWIDWREDGVWMTGPTMHVFSATLTPEFLASLG; this comes from the coding sequence ATGCCCGCCATGACACAGCAGAGTACCGGTATGACCTTCATGAAGATGCACGGGCTGGGCAACGATTTTGTCGTTGTCGATGCGCGCTTGCATCCGGTGCGCATTACCGGGGCGCTGGCCCGGGGAATCGCGCATCGCCATCTCGGCGTGGGCTTCGATCAGCTGGCAGTGATCGAGCCGGGCAAGGGCGATGCCCATCTGGTGTTTTACAATGCCGACGGTTCGACCTCGGCCGCCTGTGGCAATGCCACCCGCTGTATTGCACGGCATCTGATGGACGAGACCGGCAAGACCGAGTTGCACCTGACCACCGACCGTGGCGATCTATATGCGCGCGACGCGGGCGATGGGCTAACCTCGGTCAACATGGGCGCGCCGCAACTTTTGTGGCACGAGATCCCGCTGGCCGAAGAGATGGATACGTTGGAACTGCCGATCGAGGGTGGCCCGACCGCCACCGGCATGGGCAACCCGCATTGCACCTTTTTCGTTGCGGATGCCGAGGCGATTCCGCTGGCAGAGTTCGGTGCGCGCTACGAGCATCACCCGCTCTATCCGCAGCGTACCAATCTGCAGGTGGCGCAAATCACCGGCCCCGACCGTATTCGCATGCGGGTGTGGGAGCGTGGCGTCGGCATCACCCTGGCCTCCGGCTCCTCTTCCTGCGCCACGGCCGTGGCCGCCGCACGCCGGGGCCTGACGGGGCGCAAGGTGCAGATCGACCTCGACGGCGGAACCATCTGGATCGACTGGCGCGAGGACGGCGTCTGGATGACCGGCCCCACCATGCATGTGTTCAGCGCCACGCTGACGCCCGAATTCCTGGCCAGCCTGGGATGA
- a CDS encoding YHS domain-containing (seleno)protein has protein sequence MNTLKSFIGGVALSLTLAGSAMAAGVDLNASSTGLALQGYDPVAYFTVGEATEGDWKITAVYDDATYRFANAENKATFEANPEAYLPAYGGYCAFGAAMGFKFDGDPDNWKIVDDKLYLNLSDEIQAKWEEDVPGFIVKANANWTDIADKAPAELQN, from the coding sequence ATGAACACTCTCAAATCCTTCATCGGCGGCGTCGCCCTGTCGCTGACGCTGGCCGGTTCGGCCATGGCAGCCGGTGTCGACCTGAACGCCAGCTCGACCGGTCTGGCACTGCAAGGCTATGACCCGGTGGCCTATTTCACCGTGGGCGAAGCCACTGAAGGCGACTGGAAGATCACCGCGGTCTATGATGATGCTACCTATCGCTTTGCCAACGCCGAGAACAAGGCGACGTTCGAGGCGAACCCGGAAGCCTATCTGCCGGCTTATGGCGGTTACTGCGCCTTTGGCGCCGCGATGGGCTTCAAATTTGATGGCGACCCGGACAACTGGAAGATCGTCGACGACAAGCTGTACCTGAACCTGTCCGACGAGATCCAGGCCAAGTGGGAAGAGGACGTCCCCGGTTTCATCGTGAAGGCCAACGCCAACTGGACCGACATCGCCGACAAGGCCCCGGCCGAACTGCAAAACTGA
- the plsY gene encoding glycerol-3-phosphate 1-O-acyltransferase PlsY: MPAFDTPAMMLILWAVIGYGLGSIPFGLILTRAMGMGDLRQIGSGNIGTTNVLRTGNKGAAALTLLLDGGKGAVAVLLARAFAGEDAAQVAALAAFVGHCYPIWLGFKGGKGVATFLGLWLALAWPVGVACCLSWLAGAAVTRISSMGALVAAASSTFWLVLLDQGAGFVLGIVLTLMVFWRHRANIARLKARTEPKIGQKSA; encoded by the coding sequence ATGCCCGCTTTCGACACACCGGCGATGATGCTGATCCTCTGGGCCGTGATCGGTTATGGCCTGGGGTCCATCCCTTTTGGCCTGATCCTGACCCGCGCGATGGGGATGGGGGATCTGCGCCAGATCGGCTCGGGCAATATCGGCACCACCAATGTACTGCGCACCGGCAACAAGGGGGCGGCGGCGCTGACCTTGCTGCTAGATGGCGGCAAGGGCGCCGTCGCGGTGCTGCTGGCGCGCGCCTTTGCCGGAGAGGACGCAGCGCAGGTGGCGGCGCTGGCGGCGTTTGTCGGCCATTGCTATCCCATCTGGCTGGGGTTCAAGGGCGGCAAGGGGGTTGCGACCTTTCTGGGCCTCTGGCTGGCACTGGCCTGGCCCGTCGGGGTCGCCTGTTGCCTGAGCTGGCTGGCGGGGGCGGCGGTGACGCGGATCTCGTCCATGGGGGCACTGGTGGCGGCGGCCAGCTCGACGTTCTGGCTGGTACTTCTTGATCAGGGCGCGGGCTTTGTGCTAGGCATCGTTCTGACGCTGATGGTGTTCTGGCGCCACCGGGCCAATATCGCGCGGCTAAAGGCCCGCACCGAACCCAAGATCGGTCAGAAATCGGCTTGA